From Thermosipho affectus, a single genomic window includes:
- a CDS encoding 50S ribosomal protein L11 methyltransferase produces the protein MEFFERVYRISNEDVEKLEEYFFDKQINNYYFYETKEGIFLVVVSEKKEFDFDFSFDIVEERVTSSDDWVKNLISRPFEFIEGVWIDPDFHDIKKGVVIKITPGLAFGTGLHDTTKLAASFLKEYLRPGMDVLDLGCGSGILSILSKKLGANRVLGVDNDPLAVESALENVKKNNEDVEIRESNLFKNIDGKYDLIVSNIIAEILIEALEDMPKYLKKDGIVILSGIIDSKLDLFKHLNIIEHRRKNEWNALVIKF, from the coding sequence ATGGAATTTTTTGAGAGGGTTTATAGGATATCTAATGAAGATGTAGAAAAATTGGAAGAATATTTTTTTGATAAACAAATTAACAATTATTATTTTTATGAAACAAAAGAGGGAATTTTTTTAGTTGTAGTTAGTGAAAAAAAGGAATTTGATTTTGATTTTTCATTTGACATTGTTGAAGAAAGGGTAACATCATCAGATGATTGGGTGAAGAATTTAATTTCTCGCCCTTTTGAATTCATTGAAGGTGTATGGATAGATCCAGATTTTCACGATATAAAAAAGGGAGTAGTTATAAAGATAACACCAGGACTTGCGTTTGGTACAGGACTTCACGATACAACGAAACTTGCTGCGTCTTTTTTGAAGGAGTATTTAAGACCAGGTATGGATGTTTTGGACTTAGGTTGTGGTAGCGGTATATTAAGTATTTTATCTAAAAAATTAGGTGCAAATAGAGTTTTAGGTGTTGATAATGATCCACTTGCCGTTGAATCTGCTCTTGAAAATGTAAAAAAGAATAATGAAGATGTTGAAATTAGAGAGTCAAACTTATTTAAAAACATAGATGGGAAGTACGATTTGATTGTATCAAATATAATTGCCGAAATTTTAATAGAAGCGTTGGAGGATATGCCTAAATATTTAAAAAAGGATGGAATAGTTATTTTATCCGGGATTATAGATTCAAAATTAGATTTATTTAAGCATTTAAATATTATAGAACATCGGAGGAAAAACGAATGGAATGCACTGGTGATAAAGTTTTAA
- the kamB gene encoding lysine 5,6-aminomutase reactivase subunit KamB produces the protein MINLFKKFKTIAIVGLEKNTGKTETFNFLLKHLQKDFVLGVTSIGIDGEDTDQVTFTKKPNILVDNGILFVTTENFYKRKNFLSEILYVSDRSTSTGRVIIAKALEKGKIILSGPTTIQWLKEINSILQTFGVEKILIDGALSRISSSTLSDAVVLSTGAAVSLDIEKIVEKTLDLFYKINLPLYPEKLDIKSGIFTKDLKLIARSSLNINDLSLIKDQKEILIGGALTEKFLRKLINNNTYPTLVVKDFSKIFVNSFYLKLYQKKGGKILVLHKPNLCLVTVNPYSPNGFVIDDKLLIEKLSSKIKLPILNVRKVEGEWI, from the coding sequence TTGATAAATTTGTTTAAAAAATTCAAAACAATAGCAATTGTAGGATTGGAAAAAAACACAGGAAAAACAGAAACGTTTAATTTTCTGCTAAAGCATTTGCAGAAAGATTTCGTATTGGGAGTCACATCAATTGGGATTGATGGTGAAGATACAGATCAAGTAACTTTCACAAAAAAACCAAACATATTAGTCGATAATGGGATCTTATTTGTAACTACAGAAAATTTTTACAAAAGGAAAAATTTTCTTTCAGAAATACTATATGTTTCAGACAGAAGCACATCAACGGGAAGAGTAATAATTGCAAAGGCACTTGAAAAAGGAAAAATAATTTTATCAGGCCCCACTACAATCCAATGGCTCAAAGAAATAAATTCAATACTTCAAACATTTGGAGTAGAAAAAATACTAATAGACGGGGCTTTGTCTAGAATAAGTAGTTCAACATTAAGCGATGCAGTAGTACTTTCAACTGGTGCTGCAGTAAGTTTGGATATAGAAAAAATAGTTGAAAAAACATTGGATTTATTTTACAAAATAAATCTTCCTTTATACCCTGAAAAGTTGGATATAAAATCAGGTATATTTACAAAAGATTTAAAACTAATAGCACGTTCATCTTTAAATATCAATGATTTAAGTTTAATAAAAGACCAAAAGGAAATTCTAATAGGCGGGGCATTAACGGAAAAATTTTTAAGGAAATTGATAAATAATAATACCTATCCAACTTTGGTAGTTAAGGATTTTTCAAAAATATTTGTAAATAGTTTTTATTTAAAACTCTATCAAAAAAAAGGTGGAAAGATATTGGTGCTACACAAGCCAAATTTGTGTTTAGTTACGGTAAACCCATATTCCCCAAATGGCTTTGTAATAGACGACAAACTACTAATCGAAAAACTATCAAGTAAAATAAAATTACCCATATTAAACGTTAGAAAGGTTGAAGGTGAATGGATATAG
- a CDS encoding DUF190 domain-containing protein has protein sequence MKLLRIYLGEKDVHFGKPVFEYIVKLAYDEGLRGITVMKGIIGFGHKRHIHRSDFFSLSEDLPIVIDIVDEKNKIDMFLQKVKELNFDGLIVEMPVNAYYMEKKI, from the coding sequence ATGAAGTTGCTCAGAATTTATTTGGGGGAAAAAGATGTACATTTTGGAAAACCTGTTTTTGAATATATTGTAAAACTTGCATACGATGAAGGATTAAGAGGAATAACTGTTATGAAAGGAATAATTGGCTTTGGACACAAGAGGCATATACATAGGAGTGATTTTTTTTCTCTATCTGAAGATTTACCAATAGTTATTGATATAGTAGATGAAAAGAATAAAATTGATATGTTTTTACAAAAAGTAAAGGAGTTAAATTTTGACGGATTGATAGTTGAAATGCCGGTAAACGCGTATTATATGGAGAAGAAAATATGA
- the crcB gene encoding fluoride efflux transporter CrcB, with translation MKIVYIALGGALGALSRYFVSKFVNSHLPFGYIPFGTVIVNVVGAFLLSFLMFLNIERLEISRSFLMFFGTGFLGSFTTFSTFTYESLSLFLTSPFRAFCYFSSNVVLGFLAAFLGMVLGRGRVL, from the coding sequence GTGAAGATAGTTTATATAGCTTTGGGTGGAGCATTGGGTGCATTATCAAGATATTTTGTTTCAAAATTTGTTAATTCCCACCTTCCTTTTGGTTATATCCCCTTTGGAACTGTTATTGTTAATGTTGTTGGTGCCTTTTTATTATCTTTTCTAATGTTTTTAAATATCGAAAGGTTGGAGATTTCAAGGAGTTTTTTGATGTTTTTTGGAACGGGTTTTCTAGGATCATTTACTACTTTTTCAACGTTTACATATGAATCTTTATCTTTATTTTTAACAAGTCCGTTTAGGGCTTTTTGTTATTTTTCTTCAAATGTAGTTTTGGGATTTTTGGCCGCATTTTTGGGGATGGTACTTGGAAGGGGGAGAGTTTTATGA
- a CDS encoding MaoC family dehydratase produces MKYEELSVGQTYEKVIKVEEKHVFQFAEITGDKNPVHIDEEYAKKSIFGGRIAHGILLLGYISYVLGMEFPGPGTIYMSQNAKFLRPVYVEKNIKIKIKVLEKHDEKKRIKVSTLIFNEKDELCVEGDALLSLKFL; encoded by the coding sequence ATGAAATATGAAGAATTAAGCGTTGGCCAAACATATGAAAAGGTTATAAAGGTAGAAGAAAAACATGTATTTCAATTTGCAGAAATTACGGGAGACAAAAATCCTGTACATATTGATGAAGAATATGCCAAAAAATCTATTTTTGGAGGAAGAATTGCCCACGGCATTCTTCTCCTTGGTTATATTTCATATGTTTTGGGAATGGAGTTCCCAGGTCCTGGAACAATATACATGTCACAAAACGCAAAATTTTTAAGGCCTGTATATGTAGAAAAAAACATAAAAATAAAAATAAAAGTATTGGAAAAGCATGATGAAAAAAAGAGGATAAAAGTTTCCACGTTAATTTTTAACGAAAAAGACGAATTATGTGTGGAAGGAGATGCTCTACTTTCGTTAAAATTCCTTTGA
- a CDS encoding 23S rRNA (pseudouridine(1915)-N(3))-methyltransferase RlmH, whose product MYIEIIIPGKLSKHLRDAFDFYLGKIKRFAKVKVTFIKLGGDLNKLSRGVILKNEAKEILSKIKGRKFVLLDLFGKQIDSLEFSKFLDMQMLEGEIVFVIGGPLGVDEQLRRLSLKRISLSKFTFTHEMVLILLLEQIFRGFKIINNEKYHY is encoded by the coding sequence GTGTACATAGAAATAATTATTCCTGGAAAACTTTCTAAGCATCTTCGAGATGCTTTTGATTTTTATTTGGGAAAGATAAAAAGATTTGCAAAGGTAAAAGTAACTTTTATTAAATTGGGTGGAGATCTTAACAAACTTTCGAGAGGTGTTATACTTAAAAATGAAGCAAAGGAGATTTTAAGTAAAATAAAGGGGAGGAAATTTGTTTTACTTGATCTTTTTGGGAAACAAATTGATAGTTTGGAATTTTCTAAATTTTTGGATATGCAGATGCTTGAAGGGGAGATTGTTTTTGTTATAGGAGGGCCATTAGGGGTAGATGAGCAATTAAGGAGGTTATCTTTAAAGAGGATATCGTTATCAAAATTTACTTTTACACATGAAATGGTACTAATATTGCTATTAGAACAGATTTTTAGGGGATTTAAAATAATAAATAACGAAAAATATCACTATTAG
- the kal gene encoding 3-aminobutyryl-CoA ammonia lyase: MKTTLKVRMSSADAHYGGNLVDGAKILQLFGDVATELLIRHDGDEGLFRAYENIEFLAPVYAGDFIEITGEIIKVGKTSRKMEFIAKKIITARPDINDSAADVLEEPIIVCKAIGTCVVPLDKQRRG; this comes from the coding sequence GTGAAAACCACATTAAAAGTACGAATGAGTAGTGCAGATGCCCATTACGGTGGCAATTTAGTTGATGGTGCAAAAATTTTGCAGCTTTTTGGTGATGTTGCAACGGAATTACTCATTCGTCATGATGGAGACGAAGGATTGTTTCGCGCATATGAAAATATTGAATTTTTAGCACCAGTTTATGCAGGAGACTTTATAGAAATAACAGGTGAAATAATTAAAGTTGGTAAAACTTCTAGAAAAATGGAATTTATAGCAAAAAAGATTATAACTGCAAGACCGGATATAAACGATAGTGCAGCAGATGTGCTGGAAGAACCAATAATCGTTTGTAAAGCTATAGGAACATGTGTAGTTCCACTCGACAAACAAAGAAGGGGATAA
- the rdgB gene encoding RdgB/HAM1 family non-canonical purine NTP pyrophosphatase, giving the protein MIYIATSNPHKVEEIRIILEGIEVERSPKNVEVIEDGKSFYENSMKKAYYYGLALNTPVIADDSGLEINALGRFPGVESARFMEGKPYVLKMEKILKMLESKVDRSAQFVCVATYFNPKKGVLISVEGKVEGEISREIKGNFGFGYDPFFIPHGYEKTFGELGDEIKRKISHRSRAFRKLFKILKEVEEF; this is encoded by the coding sequence ATGATTTACATTGCAACTTCAAACCCGCACAAGGTTGAAGAGATTAGGATTATTTTAGAAGGTATAGAAGTTGAAAGGTCTCCTAAAAATGTAGAGGTTATTGAAGATGGAAAGTCTTTTTACGAGAATTCCATGAAAAAAGCCTATTATTATGGACTTGCTTTAAATACACCGGTTATTGCAGATGATTCCGGACTTGAAATTAATGCGTTGGGAAGATTTCCCGGAGTTGAAAGTGCAAGATTTATGGAAGGAAAACCTTATGTTTTAAAGATGGAGAAAATTCTTAAAATGTTAGAGAGCAAGGTTGATAGATCTGCACAATTTGTTTGTGTTGCAACTTATTTTAATCCCAAAAAGGGAGTGCTGATTTCTGTGGAAGGAAAAGTTGAAGGTGAAATTTCAAGAGAAATAAAAGGGAATTTTGGATTTGGATATGATCCATTTTTTATTCCGCACGGATATGAAAAAACTTTTGGGGAATTGGGAGACGAGATTAAAAGAAAGATAAGTCACAGAAGCCGTGCATTTAGAAAGTTGTTTAAAATTTTAAAAGAGGTGGAGGAATTTTGA
- a CDS encoding peptidoglycan DD-metalloendopeptidase family protein, with the protein MKKISFIILLVSVFVFPSYFILSYYVQPGDTIYKLSQVFGVSPSVILDWNDIDPYNLKVGEVLKIPQPSGIIYEVQQGDSLYSIALRFFTTVDDIKVSNDLKSTYIYVGQKLFVPLDYVGKAFNVYDKDFIWPVFGKISSTYGWRMHPIYHRKSFHTGVDISAPMGTPIFSATNGVVKFAGEYGGYGLAVIVDYGSYDIVYGHMSKICVYKGQSLRRGELIGRVGSTGVSTGPHLHFEVRRNGRHTNPMAFLPSYGRMYVLKDEGLYLGGE; encoded by the coding sequence ATGAAGAAGATTTCCTTTATTATTTTGCTTGTCTCAGTTTTTGTATTTCCCAGTTATTTTATTTTAAGCTATTATGTACAACCTGGGGATACTATATATAAACTATCTCAGGTATTTGGGGTTTCACCGTCTGTCATCCTTGATTGGAATGATATTGATCCGTATAATTTGAAGGTCGGTGAAGTTTTAAAGATACCTCAACCTTCTGGTATTATATACGAGGTTCAACAAGGAGATAGTCTTTATTCGATTGCGTTAAGATTTTTTACAACGGTAGATGATATAAAAGTTTCAAATGATTTGAAGAGCACCTATATTTATGTAGGACAGAAATTATTTGTCCCTCTAGATTATGTTGGAAAAGCTTTTAATGTATATGATAAAGATTTCATTTGGCCGGTTTTTGGAAAGATTTCTTCTACATATGGGTGGAGAATGCACCCTATTTATCATAGAAAAAGTTTTCACACAGGGGTAGATATTTCTGCACCAATGGGGACTCCTATCTTTTCTGCTACAAATGGAGTTGTGAAATTTGCAGGTGAATATGGGGGTTATGGACTTGCAGTTATAGTTGATTATGGTAGTTACGACATAGTTTATGGTCATATGTCGAAAATATGTGTGTATAAAGGACAGAGTTTAAGAAGAGGAGAATTAATTGGAAGAGTAGGTTCGACAGGGGTGAGTACCGGTCCACATTTGCATTTTGAAGTGAGAAGAAATGGAAGGCATACAAATCCCATGGCTTTTCTTCCTTCGTACGGAAGGATGTATGTGTTGAAGGATGAAGGTTTGTATTTAGGTGGTGAATAA
- the kce gene encoding 3-keto-5-aminohexanoate cleavage enzyme: MEKLIITVAVTGAEVTKEKQPNLPITPDEIADEVYECYLAGASIAHIHARNNDGTPTQSYEIYKEIKEKIEKKCNIIFQPSTGGATWHTFEERMQPLLTNPEMATLSAGTCNFGNDVFLNPMEYIEKFAIEMKKRNIKPEIEVFERGMIQNALNLVKKGILDLPLHFDFVMGVPGAIPATIDDLVYLVSKLPEGSTWSVAGIGKYELPLAVHAILMGGHVRVGFEDNIYYKKGVLAKSNAQLVERIVRIAKELGREIATPDEARKILGIKKEE, from the coding sequence ATGGAAAAACTTATTATCACCGTTGCCGTAACAGGTGCAGAAGTTACAAAAGAAAAACAACCCAATCTTCCCATTACACCAGATGAAATTGCAGATGAAGTATACGAATGTTACCTTGCAGGTGCATCTATTGCACATATCCACGCACGGAACAATGATGGAACACCTACACAATCATACGAAATCTACAAAGAAATAAAGGAAAAGATAGAAAAAAAGTGCAACATAATCTTCCAACCTTCCACAGGTGGAGCAACGTGGCACACCTTCGAAGAAAGAATGCAACCATTACTAACAAATCCAGAAATGGCAACACTTAGTGCAGGAACTTGCAATTTTGGAAATGATGTCTTTTTAAATCCAATGGAATACATAGAAAAGTTTGCTATTGAAATGAAAAAAAGAAATATAAAACCAGAAATTGAAGTTTTCGAACGTGGAATGATTCAAAATGCATTAAATCTAGTAAAAAAAGGAATACTTGATTTACCACTCCATTTTGATTTTGTTATGGGAGTGCCTGGGGCAATACCAGCAACGATAGATGATCTCGTTTATCTAGTTTCAAAACTTCCAGAAGGTTCTACATGGAGTGTTGCCGGTATAGGAAAATATGAACTTCCATTGGCAGTTCACGCCATACTCATGGGTGGACACGTCAGAGTGGGATTTGAAGATAACATCTATTATAAAAAAGGGGTGCTTGCAAAATCGAATGCCCAACTTGTGGAAAGAATTGTAAGAATTGCAAAGGAGTTGGGAAGGGAAATTGCAACCCCAGATGAGGCAAGAAAAATTTTGGGAATAAAAAAGGAGGAGTAA
- the kdd gene encoding L-erythro-3,5-diaminohexanoate dehydrogenase has protein sequence MINKKGCPYGTHRVIEPEGFLPQAAKKIDNNMEIYSNEILIDVKTLNVDSASFTQIKNSCNNNIECIKKTILSIVKEKGKLQNPVTGSGGMLIGTVKEIGKDLKTDLKVGDKIATLVSLSLTPLKIDEILDIKIDAEQVDIKGKAILFETGIYAKLPDDIPEKLALAVLDVAGAPAQVNKLVKPGMTVAIIGGGKSGILCTYQAMKNVGKNGKVIVIEYSKENAQKIIDLNLAHHVIVADATKPVEVYQKFTEVSELADVTINNVNVEGTEMSSILITKDEGIIYFFSMATSFTRAALGAEGVGKDVTMIIGNGYTKGHAQLSLNIIKESNEIRKLFESKYC, from the coding sequence ATGATAAATAAAAAGGGATGTCCATATGGAACGCACAGGGTTATTGAACCAGAAGGTTTTTTACCACAAGCTGCAAAAAAAATAGATAACAACATGGAAATCTATTCCAACGAAATACTAATAGATGTAAAGACTTTAAACGTGGACTCTGCAAGCTTCACTCAGATAAAAAATTCGTGTAACAACAATATCGAATGCATAAAAAAAACAATTCTCTCAATAGTAAAAGAAAAGGGAAAGCTTCAAAATCCCGTAACTGGTAGTGGTGGTATGTTAATAGGGACTGTTAAAGAAATAGGAAAAGATTTAAAAACAGATCTAAAGGTAGGAGATAAAATTGCAACCCTTGTATCTCTTTCCCTTACCCCACTAAAAATTGACGAAATTCTAGATATCAAAATTGATGCAGAACAAGTGGATATAAAGGGAAAAGCAATATTATTCGAAACGGGAATTTACGCAAAACTTCCAGATGACATTCCAGAAAAACTTGCACTTGCCGTTTTAGATGTTGCAGGTGCACCAGCGCAAGTAAATAAACTTGTAAAACCTGGAATGACAGTTGCAATAATAGGTGGTGGAAAATCTGGAATACTCTGCACCTATCAAGCAATGAAAAATGTTGGAAAAAATGGTAAAGTTATTGTAATAGAATATTCTAAGGAAAATGCTCAAAAAATAATTGATTTAAACCTTGCACACCACGTAATAGTCGCAGATGCCACAAAACCTGTGGAAGTATACCAAAAATTCACAGAAGTTAGTGAACTTGCAGATGTAACTATTAACAACGTTAACGTCGAAGGTACTGAAATGTCTTCTATATTAATTACTAAAGATGAAGGAATAATTTATTTCTTTAGTATGGCAACATCTTTCACTCGGGCAGCCTTGGGAGCTGAAGGTGTGGGAAAAGACGTAACTATGATAATTGGAAATGGATATACTAAGGGTCACGCACAACTAAGTTTGAATATTATCAAAGAATCTAATGAAATAAGAAAGCTATTTGAATCAAAATATTGTTAA
- the kamA gene encoding lysine 2,3-aminomutase → MRHYKDIPLWKDVTEEEWNDWKWQIRNRITDVDTLKKVINLTKEEEEGIRQSLKTLRMAITPYYASLMDPDNPKCPIRRQAVPTIKELELKPWDMVDPLHEDEDSPVPGLTHRYPDRVLFLITDMCAMYCRHCTRRRFAGQHDRARTKSEIDAAIEYIRETPEVRDVLLSGGDALLAGIDMLEYILKELRKIKHVEIIRIGTRAPVVIPQIVTKELTNMLKKYHPIWINMQFNHPKEITPESSKACEMLADSGIPLGNQSVLLRGINDSPYIMMELVHQLVKIRVRPYYIYQCDLSQGISHFRTSIGTGLRIIESLIGHTSGFCVPTYVVDAPAGGGKIRLMPQYLISYSNNTAILRNYEGVIVAYHEPEETKSDVDDSEYRRKYEFTGIASLYESKKISIEPTHLERHERIKNWKEKRGEKR, encoded by the coding sequence ATGAGACATTATAAAGATATACCACTTTGGAAAGATGTAACAGAAGAAGAATGGAATGATTGGAAATGGCAAATAAGAAACAGAATAACAGACGTAGACACTTTAAAAAAAGTAATCAACCTTACCAAGGAAGAAGAAGAGGGAATAAGACAAAGCCTTAAAACTTTGAGAATGGCAATAACACCTTATTACGCCTCACTTATGGATCCTGATAATCCAAAATGCCCCATTAGAAGACAAGCAGTACCTACAATAAAAGAACTTGAACTAAAACCTTGGGATATGGTTGATCCACTACACGAGGATGAAGATTCTCCAGTTCCAGGATTAACACACAGATATCCAGATAGGGTTTTGTTTTTAATTACCGATATGTGTGCTATGTATTGTAGACACTGTACAAGAAGAAGATTTGCAGGTCAACATGATAGAGCTAGAACAAAAAGTGAAATAGATGCAGCTATCGAATACATAAGGGAAACTCCTGAAGTTAGAGATGTATTACTTTCCGGTGGAGACGCATTACTTGCTGGAATCGATATGCTTGAATACATATTAAAAGAATTGAGAAAGATAAAACATGTGGAGATAATTAGAATAGGAACAAGGGCACCTGTAGTCATTCCACAAATCGTTACAAAAGAACTCACCAATATGCTAAAAAAATATCATCCAATATGGATTAATATGCAATTTAACCATCCAAAAGAAATAACACCTGAAAGTTCGAAAGCTTGTGAAATGCTTGCAGATTCCGGTATTCCATTGGGAAATCAATCTGTACTTTTACGTGGAATAAACGACAGTCCATATATCATGATGGAACTTGTCCACCAACTTGTAAAAATAAGGGTAAGACCGTACTATATTTACCAATGTGATCTTTCACAAGGAATTTCTCACTTTAGAACATCCATTGGAACTGGATTGAGAATAATAGAAAGCTTAATTGGACATACTTCAGGTTTTTGTGTTCCAACATACGTTGTCGATGCACCAGCAGGTGGTGGGAAAATTAGGTTAATGCCTCAATATCTAATCTCTTATTCAAATAACACCGCAATTTTACGTAATTATGAAGGTGTTATCGTTGCATATCACGAACCAGAAGAAACAAAATCAGATGTAGACGATAGTGAATACAGAAGAAAATATGAGTTTACAGGCATTGCCTCTCTTTATGAAAGCAAAAAAATATCCATCGAACCTACACACCTTGAAAGACATGAAAGAATCAAAAACTGGAAAGAAAAAAGGGGAGAAAAAAGATGA
- a CDS encoding DUF501 domain-containing protein — translation MECTGDKVLNKIVAKQLGREITNFCNVTRFCSYGFPQVVVSLPVKDGKPFPTLYYLTCPFLVKEVSRLEEKGMIKEIERIISKDERFRERLFLAHKKVIDLRDKFFLKKEFLDFKRWREELKKVGTGGISNFSKVKCLHLHLADFLSGIENPVGEIIFKKLERLECEDKYCEGL, via the coding sequence ATGGAATGCACTGGTGATAAAGTTTTAAATAAAATAGTTGCCAAACAACTTGGACGGGAGATTACTAACTTTTGCAATGTTACACGTTTTTGTTCTTATGGATTTCCACAGGTTGTTGTTAGTTTGCCTGTTAAAGATGGAAAACCTTTTCCCACATTGTATTATTTAACGTGTCCTTTTCTTGTAAAAGAGGTATCTCGATTGGAAGAAAAGGGAATGATAAAAGAAATTGAAAGAATAATAAGCAAAGATGAAAGGTTTAGAGAGCGTTTATTTTTAGCACACAAGAAAGTTATAGATTTAAGAGATAAGTTTTTCTTAAAAAAAGAGTTCTTAGATTTTAAACGCTGGAGAGAAGAATTAAAAAAAGTAGGAACAGGTGGGATTTCAAATTTTTCAAAGGTAAAGTGTTTGCATCTGCATTTAGCAGATTTTTTATCTGGGATAGAAAATCCAGTTGGAGAGATTATCTTTAAAAAACTAGAAAGATTGGAATGTGAAGATAAATATTGTGAGGGATTGTAG
- the kamC gene encoding lysine 5,6-aminomutase reactivase ATPase KamC — MDIGFDYIKQNLDFSSQIGKRYLENLNLLSDKDTIQLHLKAMEKLFDIPIDKIKNILSHFQDILKTINKLTTGTTLDEIELFQLKQFSYFSNELFEILKDLNLLDCFKLEKLHKPFQILDPENQNLPTFYIYSSYDKELENIRKEKAKIKDEEKLLKLSIKEKEIEEKICKNLSERLSRHSHNFLKNYETIGFLDLSISKMELSKKLDLKKPNISEQLTIKLSKLFNPEVKEILENTGKHFQKVDITLKNGTQIITGANMGGKTILLKTIALSQILFQKGFYIPAENAFLPIFDDIFFISGDFQDEKLGLSSFAAEMKILNNIFKQIQSNKKFLILLDEPARTTNPLEGRAIVKAIAKLFNKPNIVCAITTHFDNVLSSNMRHLRVKGLKDIEKIDKNKELQDYFDYSLEEITQKNSPKEAIKILKLLDIDNNIVEKIEEVLENGE, encoded by the coding sequence ATGGATATAGGCTTTGATTACATCAAACAAAATTTGGACTTTTCCTCGCAAATTGGCAAAAGATACCTTGAAAATCTAAATCTTTTATCGGATAAAGATACAATACAATTACATCTAAAAGCTATGGAAAAATTGTTTGATATACCAATTGATAAAATCAAAAACATTCTCTCACACTTTCAGGATATACTTAAAACTATAAATAAATTAACAACTGGAACAACACTTGATGAAATTGAACTGTTTCAATTAAAACAATTCTCATACTTTTCAAACGAATTATTTGAAATTCTCAAAGATTTAAATCTTCTGGATTGCTTTAAGCTTGAAAAATTACATAAACCTTTCCAAATTCTAGATCCAGAAAACCAAAATCTTCCAACCTTTTACATATACAGTAGCTATGACAAAGAACTTGAAAATATAAGAAAAGAAAAAGCTAAAATAAAAGATGAGGAAAAATTACTCAAGCTATCTATAAAAGAAAAAGAAATAGAGGAAAAAATATGCAAAAATCTTTCCGAAAGATTATCCAGACATTCACATAATTTTTTAAAAAACTATGAAACTATTGGATTTTTGGATCTTTCCATATCAAAAATGGAACTTTCCAAAAAACTGGATCTAAAAAAACCCAATATATCGGAGCAACTTACTATAAAGCTTTCTAAACTTTTTAACCCTGAAGTAAAAGAAATACTCGAAAATACCGGAAAACATTTTCAAAAAGTAGATATAACCTTAAAAAACGGCACACAAATTATAACCGGTGCAAATATGGGTGGAAAAACTATTCTTTTAAAAACAATAGCACTTTCTCAAATTCTATTTCAAAAAGGATTTTATATTCCAGCGGAAAACGCCTTTTTGCCAATTTTTGATGATATCTTCTTTATTTCAGGAGATTTTCAAGATGAAAAACTTGGACTTTCTTCATTTGCCGCTGAAATGAAAATTTTAAATAACATATTTAAACAAATACAAAGTAATAAAAAATTTTTGATTTTACTTGATGAACCTGCACGTACGACAAACCCATTAGAAGGAAGAGCTATAGTTAAAGCAATTGCAAAGTTATTTAACAAACCAAATATAGTATGCGCAATAACTACACATTTTGACAATGTACTATCTTCAAATATGCGTCATTTAAGAGTTAAGGGATTAAAAGATATAGAAAAAATAGACAAAAACAAAGAATTACAAGATTATTTTGACTATTCACTTGAAGAAATAACGCAAAAAAATTCTCCAAAAGAAGCAATAAAAATATTAAAATTACTAGATATAGACAACAATATAGTGGAAAAAATAGAGGAGGTATTGGAAAATGGAGAGTAA